A DNA window from Fervidobacterium sp. contains the following coding sequences:
- a CDS encoding substrate-binding domain-containing protein: protein MSNIREVAKLANVSIATVSRVLNGSDKVSPETRKRVLSAMKKLNYKPSFSFKDTATKLLHTIGVLMPDIRGYHYSDIVMAIEEYAYSKNFDIMLALPKWEANIEQHVLDQYFRRKVDGIILGELFSGQKIVERFKRSGVPIVVIDFRVDEIDFDVVNVDNVTGGYLAIKYLYENGHRNILFIPGPELSPAAMDREKGIRKFLDKVLRKEEVKIYFGEHRGYNSEHGRVSVARHLNKHGLNFTAIFAVNDWAALGAIDALKDYGIKVPDEVSVIGFDDAPFAQYTNPRLTTIMQPRWEMGTTAAQLLIERILERHVRLPRNVILPTKIIERESVRKIR, encoded by the coding sequence TTGTCAAATATCCGCGAGGTTGCCAAGCTTGCTAATGTTTCGATAGCTACGGTATCACGCGTGCTTAATGGAAGTGACAAGGTATCCCCGGAAACCAGGAAAAGAGTGTTAAGTGCGATGAAAAAGTTAAATTACAAACCATCCTTTTCATTTAAGGATACAGCTACAAAGCTATTACACACGATAGGCGTGCTAATGCCGGATATTCGAGGATACCATTACAGTGATATAGTAATGGCCATCGAGGAATACGCCTATTCTAAGAATTTTGATATTATGCTTGCACTTCCTAAATGGGAAGCAAATATAGAACAGCATGTACTTGACCAATATTTTCGCAGAAAGGTTGATGGTATAATTCTTGGTGAATTGTTCTCTGGTCAGAAAATTGTTGAGAGGTTTAAAAGAAGTGGTGTACCAATTGTTGTAATCGACTTTCGCGTGGATGAGATAGACTTTGACGTGGTGAATGTAGATAATGTGACAGGCGGTTATTTAGCTATAAAATATCTCTATGAGAACGGACATAGGAATATTTTGTTCATACCAGGTCCGGAATTATCACCGGCGGCAATGGATAGGGAAAAGGGGATTCGAAAATTTCTTGACAAAGTATTGAGAAAAGAAGAGGTTAAAATATATTTTGGAGAGCATCGCGGATACAATTCAGAACATGGACGAGTTAGTGTAGCACGGCATTTAAATAAACACGGGTTGAATTTCACTGCGATTTTTGCTGTTAACGATTGGGCAGCACTCGGTGCGATTGATGCATTAAAAGATTATGGAATAAAAGTTCCAGATGAGGTTTCTGTAATTGGTTTCGATGATGCACCTTTTGCCCAGTACACAAATCCGAGATTAACAACGATTATGCAACCTCGTTGGGAAATGGGAACCACTGCTGCGCAGTTGTTGATAGAACGAATACTCGAAAGACATGTTAGACTTCCCAGGAACGTTATTTTACCGACAAAAATAATTGAGCGCGAATCGGTTAGAAAAATACGTTAA
- a CDS encoding DUF5696 domain-containing protein: MLGSQNRLTAVVFIIFFICSVFSQGVGNEFLSNRYTRPEKYIQIKSQFTLDGYTSIAKSKDIELWADLKTSSLRIIDRRSGYIWGDVLVTDDAYNEMNDTWKSITKSIVLIEYFDERGISNVIGSADVSAEKSYKKVENGIDFRFSFKNIGISLVVSLRVDENKVIFQIKNKDIMESGKYSLASVIFVPFLGSTVADRIDGYIFVPDGPGALIRFSKPAHYLNWFEKRVYGKDYGIENLASVNDLRSRRPNDFLREEPSVLTPIFGIVHGVRQNAIFGVVTSGKEYSAIIAYPSGILSLYNWASAKFIYRQKYLQPTSRSGAGIQVAQKEMNKFDAELQISFLTGNDADYIGMAKYYRNNYLEDVLRGKVVDSDIPLAILFIGSDIKKEIVGYRTVRITTFKQIEEAIKDLKELGVRNLKVIIHGWQKGGVHGNKVSKLSFERSLGKISDIINLHKAGKKTGYDVYLMDNVTKVSEKQINLKNEVGINLSQSIIFEERDNKELWLYRSYYTNIKLANQYVTEKITKLTKMGFSNFALYDFGSKLYGDLKYGQEFTRSEALRLVKDTLAKISVMSNSIYLTNSNDYTWKYINGMLEMPMNCSQYLFETDTVPFLQIVLSGSMDYFAPFINNSFFSRNDVLKMIEYGALPSFILTAVDNYVIKDTPLWDYASTKFDDWKTKMVAVYNEVRSALKDVRGMRIVDRIVLEPGFVVVVYNNGYSILVNYTSRTYKLGHYKIKPQSWSVASLRDISGIIGVGEK, translated from the coding sequence GTGTTAGGTTCTCAAAATAGGTTGACAGCCGTAGTTTTTATAATATTTTTTATTTGTTCAGTATTTTCTCAAGGTGTTGGAAATGAATTTTTGTCGAATAGATATACAAGACCGGAAAAGTATATACAGATTAAATCACAGTTCACATTGGATGGCTATACAAGTATTGCAAAGTCAAAAGATATAGAATTATGGGCTGACTTGAAAACTTCTTCTTTAAGAATCATAGATAGAAGAAGTGGATACATCTGGGGCGATGTTTTAGTTACAGACGATGCGTATAATGAAATGAATGATACATGGAAGTCAATAACCAAGTCGATAGTTTTGATAGAGTATTTTGATGAACGTGGAATTTCGAATGTAATAGGAAGTGCTGATGTATCTGCTGAGAAAAGTTACAAAAAAGTTGAAAATGGTATAGATTTCAGATTTAGCTTTAAAAATATAGGAATTTCGCTCGTGGTGAGTCTGAGAGTAGATGAAAATAAGGTTATTTTTCAGATCAAGAATAAAGACATAATGGAATCTGGAAAATATTCATTAGCTTCTGTGATTTTTGTTCCGTTTTTGGGAAGCACTGTTGCAGATAGAATAGACGGTTATATATTTGTACCAGATGGGCCGGGTGCACTTATTCGATTTTCTAAACCCGCTCATTATTTAAATTGGTTTGAGAAAAGGGTATATGGTAAAGACTATGGAATTGAGAATTTAGCTTCAGTAAATGATCTTCGCTCAAGAAGACCAAACGACTTTTTACGTGAGGAACCATCTGTGCTAACACCAATTTTTGGAATAGTTCACGGTGTGAGACAAAATGCTATATTTGGTGTTGTTACCTCTGGAAAAGAATATTCGGCAATAATTGCTTATCCAAGTGGAATATTGAGCCTATATAATTGGGCTTCTGCGAAGTTTATATATCGGCAAAAGTACCTTCAGCCCACAAGTCGAAGTGGAGCAGGTATACAAGTAGCCCAAAAGGAAATGAACAAGTTCGATGCCGAACTTCAAATTTCATTTCTGACAGGGAACGATGCAGATTACATTGGGATGGCGAAGTATTACAGGAATAATTACCTTGAAGATGTATTGAGGGGAAAAGTTGTAGATAGTGATATTCCATTAGCTATTCTGTTTATCGGCTCGGATATAAAGAAAGAAATAGTTGGTTATCGAACAGTCCGTATAACCACGTTCAAACAGATTGAAGAAGCGATTAAGGATTTGAAAGAGCTTGGTGTGAGGAATTTGAAAGTTATAATACATGGTTGGCAAAAAGGTGGTGTGCATGGAAATAAGGTAAGTAAATTGTCATTTGAAAGAAGCTTAGGAAAGATATCAGACATAATTAATTTGCATAAAGCAGGTAAAAAGACCGGCTACGATGTTTATTTGATGGATAATGTCACCAAGGTTTCTGAAAAGCAAATCAACCTGAAGAATGAAGTCGGAATAAATCTATCTCAGTCGATTATATTCGAGGAGAGAGATAATAAGGAACTCTGGTTGTACAGAAGTTATTATACAAATATCAAACTTGCAAACCAGTATGTTACTGAAAAGATTACAAAGCTCACAAAAATGGGATTTAGTAATTTTGCTCTATATGATTTTGGCTCGAAATTGTACGGAGATTTGAAATACGGGCAAGAGTTTACAAGAAGTGAGGCGCTAAGGCTTGTCAAGGACACACTTGCTAAGATTTCGGTAATGTCAAATAGTATATACCTTACAAATTCAAATGACTATACATGGAAGTATATAAATGGAATGCTGGAGATGCCGATGAATTGCAGTCAGTATCTTTTCGAAACAGATACGGTTCCATTCTTACAGATCGTTCTAAGTGGAAGTATGGATTATTTTGCACCTTTTATTAACAACAGCTTTTTTTCTCGAAATGATGTACTTAAGATGATAGAATACGGTGCATTACCATCTTTTATATTAACAGCTGTTGATAATTACGTGATCAAAGATACTCCATTATGGGATTATGCGTCTACTAAATTCGATGACTGGAAAACGAAAATGGTGGCTGTTTATAATGAAGTAAGAAGCGCTTTAAAAGATGTGCGTGGCATGAGGATAGTAGACAGAATTGTACTGGAGCCAGGCTTTGTGGTTGTAGTATACAATAATGGTTACTCTATACTGGTAAACTACACATCAAGAACTTATAAGCTCGGGCATTATAAAATAAAACCACAGTCGTGGTCAGTTGCAAGTCTAAGAGATATCAGTGGAATTATTGGAGTTGGTGAAAAATGA
- a CDS encoding glycoside hydrolase family 16 protein, whose protein sequence is MGHVFFVKNIVFLFVIVLFLILQYNTLEAQSVNIDINDSRWKLVWADEFDGKELDRNKWKYDIGNNNGWGNNELQYYTEGKNIKIENGMLIIEARREDIKEGNRVYNYTSSRIKTESLFSVQYGKIEARIKFPYGKGLWPAFWMLGSNIRYVGWPMCGEIDIVEFLGHDKWTVYGTIHGPGYNGSRAISKSLRLDAVKDKSFVDEFYTYGIMWNEKEVVWYVNNTIYHRVQKDSLENQGKIWVFDQPFFIILNLAVGGNWPGYPTFETPFPARMYVDYVRVYQFKSE, encoded by the coding sequence ATGGGACATGTGTTTTTCGTAAAGAATATAGTGTTCTTATTTGTTATTGTGTTGTTTTTGATTTTGCAATACAACACGTTGGAGGCGCAAAGTGTGAATATTGATATTAATGATTCAAGGTGGAAGTTAGTATGGGCTGATGAATTTGATGGGAAAGAGCTTGATAGAAACAAATGGAAATACGATATAGGGAATAATAATGGATGGGGTAATAATGAACTTCAATATTATACTGAAGGAAAGAACATTAAGATAGAAAACGGTATGCTGATAATTGAGGCAAGAAGAGAAGATATAAAAGAAGGGAATCGCGTTTACAATTACACATCTTCAAGAATAAAGACTGAAAGTCTTTTTTCGGTACAGTATGGCAAGATAGAAGCGAGAATTAAGTTTCCATATGGCAAGGGATTATGGCCCGCTTTTTGGATGCTTGGTTCAAATATCAGGTATGTAGGATGGCCTATGTGTGGTGAAATAGATATTGTTGAATTCTTGGGACACGATAAGTGGACTGTTTATGGTACAATTCACGGTCCTGGATACAATGGAAGTAGGGCTATATCGAAAAGTTTAAGACTTGATGCGGTGAAAGACAAATCATTTGTGGACGAATTCTATACATATGGAATCATGTGGAATGAAAAGGAAGTAGTGTGGTACGTCAACAACACAATTTACCATCGTGTCCAAAAGGATAGTCTGGAAAATCAAGGAAAAATCTGGGTATTTGACCAACCTTTTTTTATCATACTAAACCTTGCTGTTGGTGGGAATTGGCCAGGATATCCAACATTTGAAACACCTTTCCCAGCAAGAATGTACGTTGATTATGTGCGTGTTTATCAGTTTAAGAGCGAATAG
- a CDS encoding beta-glucosidase codes for MEKFDIEKILSQMSLEEKIHFVVGVGLLGIEDNPKPKVNGAAGETFEIPRLGIPRTVLADGPAGLRIDPERENDEKKYYATAFPVETMLASTWNREILKKVGEAMGEEVREYGVDILLAPAINIHRNPLCGRNFEYYSEDPFLAGELAASFVEGVQSQGVGACLKHFVANEQETNRMTVDTVVSERALREIYLRPFEIAIKKSKPWTIMSSYNKLNGSYTSQHKWLLTNVLRYEWQFDGFVMTDWFAGDDGAKQMVAGNDLIMPGKSHQVFKHRRNEIDDIRKALENGELTEEVLNERVRNILKVLVRTPSFRRYTYSNNPNLERHAQISYEAGCEGVVLLKNDNVLPISEDTPVALFGTGQIETIRGGTGSGETHPPYTISFLDGFVEASLNIDRELEDFYRKKVEEMRNKEYKITRGQWNEEIKPKLPENLFTPSQLEYISRKNDVAIIFITRISGEGYDRKAEKGDYYLSDDEFELIKTVSGTFHGSGKKVVVVLNIGSPIEIESWKEMCDAIVLVWQPGQEAGRILADIITGKVNPSGKLPTTFPKDYTDVPSRSFPGEPLDNPVTVIYDEGIYVGYRYYDTFRINPSFEFGFGLSYTNFEYSKLRLYKDGSSVVVRFDVKNVGNTPGKEVAQLYVRAPKSLIDKPYQELKGFHKTRLLNPEEVETVEIILPISELASFDGNKWTVDEGEYEFIIGASSRDVRLKGCLKL; via the coding sequence ATGGAAAAGTTTGATATTGAAAAGATTCTCAGTCAGATGAGTTTAGAAGAAAAGATACATTTCGTTGTTGGTGTTGGTTTGCTTGGAATAGAAGATAATCCGAAACCAAAGGTTAATGGGGCAGCAGGTGAGACGTTTGAAATTCCAAGATTGGGAATTCCAAGAACAGTATTGGCAGATGGACCTGCTGGTCTAAGAATTGACCCGGAGAGAGAAAATGATGAAAAGAAATACTATGCAACAGCATTTCCTGTAGAAACAATGCTTGCTTCAACGTGGAATAGGGAAATATTAAAAAAAGTAGGAGAGGCTATGGGAGAGGAAGTTAGAGAGTATGGCGTTGATATTTTGTTAGCACCAGCTATAAACATACACAGAAATCCACTCTGTGGAAGGAATTTCGAGTACTACTCCGAAGATCCATTCTTAGCTGGAGAGCTTGCCGCAAGTTTTGTTGAAGGAGTTCAGTCACAAGGCGTTGGCGCCTGTTTGAAACATTTTGTAGCTAACGAACAGGAAACAAACAGAATGACTGTGGATACTGTTGTTTCTGAAAGGGCATTAAGAGAAATCTACCTGAGACCATTCGAAATTGCAATCAAGAAATCAAAACCTTGGACTATTATGAGCTCTTATAACAAGCTGAACGGTAGTTATACTTCTCAACACAAATGGCTGTTAACAAACGTTTTGAGATACGAATGGCAGTTTGATGGTTTTGTTATGACTGACTGGTTTGCTGGTGATGATGGTGCTAAGCAAATGGTAGCTGGTAATGATCTTATTATGCCAGGGAAGAGTCATCAAGTATTTAAACATAGGAGAAATGAAATCGATGATATAAGAAAAGCTCTGGAAAATGGTGAGTTGACAGAGGAGGTGCTAAATGAAAGAGTTAGAAACATACTCAAGGTATTAGTAAGAACACCATCATTCAGGAGATATACTTACTCCAATAATCCCAATCTTGAGAGACATGCACAAATTTCATATGAAGCAGGCTGTGAGGGTGTTGTATTGCTCAAGAATGATAATGTTTTACCTATTTCCGAAGACACTCCAGTTGCGCTTTTTGGAACAGGACAAATTGAAACTATAAGGGGCGGAACAGGAAGTGGTGAAACTCATCCACCTTATACTATATCTTTCCTTGATGGGTTTGTTGAAGCATCATTAAATATTGATAGAGAACTTGAAGATTTTTACAGAAAGAAAGTTGAAGAGATGAGAAACAAAGAATATAAGATAACACGAGGACAGTGGAATGAGGAAATTAAACCTAAGCTACCGGAAAATTTGTTTACACCAAGCCAATTGGAGTACATATCTAGGAAAAATGATGTTGCAATAATTTTCATAACAAGGATATCTGGTGAGGGTTATGATAGAAAAGCTGAAAAGGGAGATTATTATTTATCAGACGATGAATTTGAACTAATTAAAACTGTGTCTGGAACATTTCACGGATCCGGCAAAAAGGTTGTTGTCGTGTTGAATATAGGTTCCCCCATTGAAATAGAGAGTTGGAAAGAAATGTGCGATGCAATAGTACTTGTATGGCAGCCTGGACAAGAAGCAGGTAGAATCCTTGCAGATATCATAACGGGAAAGGTTAATCCATCTGGCAAACTGCCAACTACATTTCCCAAGGATTATACCGACGTCCCATCCCGATCATTCCCCGGTGAACCTCTTGATAATCCTGTGACCGTAATTTACGATGAGGGTATATATGTTGGATATAGATACTATGATACCTTCAGAATTAACCCAAGTTTTGAATTTGGTTTTGGACTTTCATATACAAATTTCGAATACAGTAAGCTAAGGTTATACAAGGATGGTTCTTCTGTAGTTGTTCGTTTTGACGTCAAAAATGTTGGAAATACACCAGGAAAAGAAGTAGCACAACTTTACGTCAGGGCCCCAAAAAGCTTGATAGATAAGCCTTATCAAGAGTTAAAGGGATTTCACAAAACAAGATTATTGAATCCTGAAGAGGTAGAGACAGTGGAAATAATATTACCTATAAGTGAGCTGGCTTCTTTTGATGGAAACAAATGGACTGTTGACGAAGGAGAATATGAATTCATAATTGGAGCTTCGTCGAGAGATGTTAGGTTGAAAGGTTGTTTGAAGCTGTAA
- a CDS encoding sugar ABC transporter permease — protein MSVRRRRRKALTGYLYILPWIIGFLVFTAYPFFYSLYLSFFNVNFTVEGIRATFVGLKHYIYAFRTDPNFPINFWNTVLSIVLSTPLIVIFSLVVAILLNNKLRARAFFRLLYFLPVVIISGPVIAELIANNAAQIVDPRKYFIYSFFTLLPNTISYPFIYMFNNLVLILWFSGVQILFFLAGLQKISGSIYEAAKIDGANSWVIFWKITLPLIKPFVLINTIYTIVDLASFANNPVNTSITQRMFDIDKPYSYSSALSWIYFISVMVIIGISFLLLKGGRKST, from the coding sequence ATGAGCGTGAGACGACGCCGACGAAAAGCTTTAACTGGATATTTGTACATTTTACCTTGGATAATAGGTTTTTTAGTCTTCACAGCATATCCGTTCTTTTATTCGCTCTACCTAAGTTTCTTCAACGTGAATTTTACGGTTGAAGGTATAAGAGCGACTTTTGTTGGACTAAAGCACTACATCTATGCCTTTAGAACGGATCCAAATTTTCCAATAAATTTCTGGAACACCGTCTTGAGTATTGTATTGTCAACACCGCTGATTGTAATTTTCTCACTTGTAGTTGCCATATTACTCAACAATAAGTTAAGAGCAAGAGCTTTTTTCAGGCTATTATATTTCTTACCAGTAGTCATAATAAGCGGTCCTGTTATAGCCGAACTTATTGCAAATAATGCTGCACAAATAGTCGATCCAAGAAAATACTTTATTTATAGCTTTTTTACGCTTCTTCCAAATACGATAAGCTATCCATTTATATACATGTTCAACAATCTTGTACTTATATTATGGTTCTCAGGTGTTCAAATACTTTTTTTCCTAGCTGGATTACAAAAAATCAGCGGAAGTATATACGAAGCGGCAAAAATTGATGGAGCAAACAGCTGGGTAATTTTTTGGAAGATAACTTTGCCACTTATAAAACCTTTCGTTTTGATAAATACCATATATACTATAGTGGATTTGGCTTCTTTTGCTAATAATCCAGTGAATACAAGTATAACCCAGAGAATGTTCGATATTGATAAACCATATTCCTATTCGTCTGCTTTGTCTTGGATTTATTTCATCTCCGTAATGGTTATAATAGGTATTTCTTTCTTGCTCTTGAAAGGAGGCAGGAAAAGTACATGA
- a CDS encoding carbohydrate ABC transporter permease — translation MRKFNFAVSKASIYYKYLKSPSMKFIIYFLLLGIGYAYLYPLLYMITTSFMSVEDLVNPTVNWIPTRLTFENFVRAWKVLDAAKSLLNSVYMSTIPALFQTFITAIIAYGLSRFEFPLKKLWIVLMLATFLIPSQVTLVTKYMLFSRLNLTGTPFVSFLPSLTGQGIRSAIFILLYYNFFNMLPKTFDEAAELDGANSFQIFFKIVFPLSIPAMVTTFIFSLVWYWNETLLTGLLLGNNIKTIPIALRDFVSRYAVMFPTADGSAANRINEGIRMSATLITIIPLLITYLILQRQFVESLERTGITGE, via the coding sequence ATGAGGAAATTTAATTTTGCCGTTTCCAAGGCAAGTATTTATTACAAATATTTAAAAAGCCCGTCCATGAAATTTATAATTTATTTTCTACTACTGGGAATTGGATATGCATATTTATATCCTTTGCTTTACATGATAACTACTTCTTTCATGAGTGTTGAAGATCTTGTGAACCCTACAGTAAACTGGATACCAACAAGACTTACGTTTGAGAATTTTGTAAGAGCTTGGAAAGTGCTTGATGCCGCAAAATCGCTATTGAATAGTGTCTATATGTCAACCATTCCTGCCCTTTTCCAAACTTTCATCACCGCAATAATAGCTTATGGATTATCACGTTTTGAATTTCCGTTGAAAAAGCTTTGGATTGTACTTATGCTCGCAACCTTTTTGATACCATCACAAGTTACTTTGGTTACTAAATATATGTTATTCAGTAGACTAAATCTTACTGGAACACCATTTGTTAGTTTTCTACCTTCTTTGACTGGTCAAGGAATTAGAAGCGCAATTTTTATTTTACTGTATTATAATTTCTTTAATATGTTACCAAAGACCTTCGATGAAGCTGCGGAACTTGATGGGGCAAATTCATTCCAGATATTTTTCAAGATTGTTTTTCCACTCTCTATTCCAGCTATGGTAACAACATTTATATTTTCATTAGTTTGGTACTGGAACGAAACTCTGCTAACAGGACTTTTGTTAGGTAACAATATTAAAACTATTCCAATTGCTTTAAGAGATTTTGTTTCCAGATACGCTGTGATGTTTCCTACTGCAGACGGGAGTGCAGCTAACAGGATTAATGAAGGAATAAGAATGTCTGCAACATTGATAACTATTATACCTTTACTAATAACTTATTTGATATTACAAAGGCAATTTGTTGAAAGTCTTGAAAGAACAGGAATTACAGGTGAATAA